From one Pseudomonas sp. B21-048 genomic stretch:
- a CDS encoding ATP-binding protein, which produces MKLAMTLRTRLFLSISALITVALLGLLLGLVSVMQMAGTQEALIRESFVKLDLGLKLRQTLGDQLIIVLGENPDPAAFEASRQHSLQLLDEAIAHEPSSEGVEYGFKKAKADYQSLLQVFDLSRVPVQVLSDGGDLTEKFNALRNGLIAEQKRALDNISETEQRARERALLIAGLLGLVGVAVLFIGFITAHALARRFGAPIEALAAAADNIGQGNFEVTLPISSAVEMNQLTRRFGIMAEALREHQAINIDELLAGQQRLQAVLDSIDDGLLIIDRQGHLEHLNPVAQRQLGWDTDRLGQGLGTALERPELDEQLQLVLRGGTLERAPDDLSIEVDGESRLLTYSLTPVSHTQGHILGAVMVFHDVTEQRAFERVRSEFVLRASHELRTPVTGMHMAFGLFRERTHFAEDSREADLLDTVNEEMQRLMQLINDLLNFSRYQNGLQKLVLAPCSIEDLLDQAQIRFAGVAQEKGIELLVEVQGPLPRLQADQAQLERVLDNLIDNALRHTSHDGLIRLQARRHGERMIISVEDNGEGIAYGQQGRIFEPFVQVGRKKGGAGLGLALCKEIVQLHGGRMGVYSRPGQGTQFYMALAI; this is translated from the coding sequence ATGAAACTGGCGATGACGTTGCGCACCCGGCTGTTTCTGAGTATTTCCGCGCTGATTACGGTGGCGCTGCTGGGGCTCTTGCTCGGGCTGGTCAGCGTGATGCAGATGGCAGGGACTCAAGAAGCCCTCATTCGTGAAAGCTTCGTCAAGCTGGATCTGGGATTGAAGCTGCGTCAGACCTTGGGTGATCAACTGATCATTGTGCTGGGCGAGAATCCTGATCCGGCGGCATTCGAGGCCTCCAGGCAGCATTCCCTCCAATTGCTTGACGAAGCCATTGCTCATGAGCCATCCAGTGAGGGTGTCGAGTATGGTTTCAAAAAAGCCAAAGCTGATTATCAGAGTTTGCTGCAAGTTTTTGATCTTTCCCGTGTTCCGGTACAGGTACTGAGTGACGGCGGGGATTTGACGGAAAAATTCAACGCGCTGCGCAACGGTTTGATCGCCGAACAGAAGCGTGCGCTGGATAACATCAGCGAAACTGAGCAGCGGGCTCGAGAGCGAGCGTTGTTGATTGCCGGATTGCTTGGGTTGGTCGGAGTGGCAGTGCTATTTATCGGCTTCATTACCGCCCATGCGCTTGCACGACGTTTCGGGGCTCCGATCGAGGCTTTGGCGGCGGCGGCTGACAACATTGGCCAAGGCAATTTCGAAGTGACCCTGCCCATTTCCTCCGCTGTAGAAATGAACCAGCTGACCCGACGTTTCGGCATCATGGCCGAGGCTCTGCGAGAGCACCAGGCTATCAATATCGACGAGTTGCTCGCCGGTCAGCAACGTTTGCAGGCGGTGCTCGACAGCATCGACGACGGTTTACTGATTATCGACCGTCAAGGTCATCTGGAACACCTTAACCCGGTGGCTCAGCGCCAGCTAGGCTGGGACACTGATCGTCTTGGCCAAGGGTTGGGCACTGCGCTCGAACGTCCCGAACTGGATGAGCAACTGCAACTGGTGTTGCGCGGCGGCACCCTGGAACGAGCACCAGATGACCTGAGCATTGAGGTCGATGGCGAGTCGCGATTGCTGACGTATAGCCTGACCCCGGTCAGCCATACCCAGGGTCATATTCTCGGCGCCGTGATGGTGTTTCATGATGTCACTGAACAGCGCGCCTTCGAGCGGGTGCGCAGTGAGTTCGTCTTGCGCGCCTCCCATGAATTGCGCACACCGGTTACCGGAATGCACATGGCATTCGGCCTGTTTCGCGAGCGAACGCATTTTGCCGAAGACTCCCGCGAAGCCGACCTGCTGGATACCGTCAACGAAGAGATGCAGCGTCTGATGCAGTTGATCAACGACCTGCTGAATTTCTCGCGGTATCAGAATGGCCTGCAAAAACTTGTGCTGGCACCTTGCTCCATCGAAGACTTGCTGGATCAGGCTCAAATACGTTTTGCCGGCGTCGCGCAGGAGAAGGGCATTGAGCTGCTGGTGGAAGTGCAGGGACCGTTGCCGCGGCTGCAAGCCGATCAGGCGCAACTGGAGCGGGTGCTCGACAACCTGATCGACAACGCCTTGCGCCATACCTCCCATGACGGCCTGATACGTTTGCAGGCCCGGCGCCATGGGGAGCGGATGATTATCAGTGTCGAGGATAACGGCGAAGGCATTGCCTATGGCCAGCAGGGACGGATCTTCGAGCCCTTTGTTCAGGTGGGTCGTAAAAAGGGCGGTGCCGGGCTTGGTCTGGCGCTGTGCAAGGAAATCGTGCAGCTGCATGGCGGGCGAATGGGGGTATATTCGCGGCCGGGGCAGGGCACGCAGTTCTACATGGCGCTGGCGATATAA
- a CDS encoding cytochrome c5 family protein — MTKWLLAAGVLMPLYSAQATQDPEAVYNRVCGACHSGQLPMAPRKGDQDAWTPRLAKGMETLVQHVTQGFKAMPPRGLCMDCSAEDYRAIIQWMSE, encoded by the coding sequence ATGACGAAATGGCTGCTAGCTGCCGGTGTCTTGATGCCGCTTTACAGCGCTCAGGCTACACAGGATCCGGAAGCGGTGTACAACCGTGTTTGTGGTGCCTGTCATTCCGGCCAACTACCCATGGCGCCCCGCAAGGGCGATCAGGACGCTTGGACGCCGAGGTTGGCGAAAGGTATGGAGACGCTGGTGCAACACGTGACCCAGGGTTTCAAGGCGATGCCGCCGCGTGGTTTGTGCATGGACTGCAGTGCCGAGGATTACCGAGCCATCATCCAGTGGATGAGCGAGTAA
- a CDS encoding thiol:disulfide interchange protein DsbA/DsbL, with amino-acid sequence MRNLIISAALVAASLFGMTAQAAEAPAAPYVELANPVPVAEPGKIEVVELFWYGCPHCYAFEPVINPWVEKLPADVNFVRIPAMFGGPWDAHGQMFLTLEAMGVESKVHAAVFNAIQKEHKKLTDKEDMADFLATQGVDKDKFLATFDSFAIKGQINKAKELAKKYEITGVPTMIVNGKYRFDIGSAGGAEQALKLADQLVAKERAATKAVAN; translated from the coding sequence ATGCGTAATCTGATCATCAGCGCCGCACTCGTCGCTGCCAGCCTGTTTGGCATGACTGCCCAAGCCGCCGAAGCCCCTGCCGCACCTTACGTAGAATTGGCCAACCCGGTGCCGGTTGCAGAGCCTGGCAAGATCGAAGTGGTCGAGCTGTTCTGGTATGGCTGCCCGCACTGTTATGCCTTCGAACCTGTGATCAACCCTTGGGTTGAAAAACTGCCTGCCGACGTGAACTTTGTGCGCATTCCGGCCATGTTTGGCGGCCCATGGGATGCACACGGCCAGATGTTCCTGACCCTTGAAGCCATGGGTGTCGAAAGCAAGGTTCACGCCGCGGTATTCAACGCGATCCAGAAAGAACACAAAAAACTGACTGACAAAGAAGACATGGCGGACTTCCTGGCGACTCAAGGTGTAGACAAGGACAAGTTCCTGGCCACCTTTGACTCCTTCGCCATCAAGGGCCAGATCAACAAAGCCAAAGAACTTGCCAAGAAATATGAAATTACCGGCGTGCCTACCATGATCGTCAATGGCAAGTATCGCTTTGACATCGGCTCTGCCGGCGGTGCCGAGCAAGCGCTGAAACTGGCCGACCAACTGGTCGCCAAAGAGCGAGCGGCAACCAAGGCCGTCGCCAACTAA
- the yihA gene encoding ribosome biogenesis GTP-binding protein YihA/YsxC, translating to MQLKNPILGLCQQSTFMLSAAKVDQCPDDEGFEVAFAGRSNAGKSSALNTLTHASLARTSKTPGRTQLLNFFKLDDERRLVDLPGYGYAKVPIPLKLHWQRHLEAYLGGRESLKGLILMMDIRHPMTDFDLLMLDWAIASGMPMHILLTKADKLTYGAAKNALLKVQAEIRKGWGDTITIQLFSAPKRMGLEDAYTVLAGWMELADKGAEAGE from the coding sequence ATGCAACTCAAGAATCCCATACTCGGCCTGTGCCAACAGTCCACCTTCATGCTCAGCGCCGCCAAAGTCGACCAGTGCCCCGACGACGAAGGCTTCGAAGTGGCCTTCGCCGGGCGTTCCAACGCCGGCAAGTCCAGCGCGTTGAACACCCTGACACACGCCAGCCTGGCGCGGACCTCGAAAACACCGGGTCGCACGCAGCTGTTGAACTTCTTCAAGCTAGACGATGAACGCCGTCTGGTCGACCTGCCGGGTTACGGTTACGCGAAAGTGCCGATCCCGTTGAAGCTGCACTGGCAGCGTCACCTGGAAGCCTATCTGGGCGGTCGTGAGAGTTTGAAGGGTTTGATTCTGATGATGGACATCCGTCATCCAATGACCGATTTCGACCTGCTGATGCTCGATTGGGCGATCGCCAGTGGCATGCCGATGCATATTTTGCTGACCAAGGCAGACAAGCTGACCTACGGCGCGGCGAAAAACGCGCTGCTCAAGGTTCAGGCGGAAATCCGCAAGGGCTGGGGCGATACGATCACTATCCAGCTGTTTTCGGCACCCAAGCGCATGGGCCTGGAAGACGCCTACACCGTATTGGCGGGCTGGATGGAATTGGCGGACAAAGGCGCCGAGGCTGGCGAGTAA
- a CDS encoding EAL domain-containing protein, translated as MMPAARERLHSWFYRPLFLAMLATALSATLLTVGSLFVAMHQVENNESQEMNAQGERFLVRLEQLFGQLRESLDDLEAQPLRGCDDEMIATLQQVSFNYRFVYEAAYMDASRICSNRPRQEGLSLVRPPDIKGPTYSYWLNTTTEPDENRAALMLGRGNFRVATSRGHLTDMVDLSPGSSLLVVLDHGTRAIPVLGVAQDWPPAEPWPPKSREALQVTHTRLIYRMPTHNPEYQLVLITPRTGVHVPAVWWWLLPASLALSACVGILVFLLVRQRQSLDAELQGAIRRGELQVLYQPIFDLDSRNCVGAEALLRWRRPDGTLTSPDLFIPMAENTGQIRQITDFVLQRLLEQLGQLLRSNPQLYISVNLAACDVMVPRIGQVIARLLNMHRVAARQIAFEVTERGLVDVVVARENLQALRDVGHQVLIDDFGTGYCSLAYLQTLPVDCLKIDKAFIDALGHDAASSGVAPHIIRMAQALQLKVIAEGIEHEAQAVFLSSEGVKFGQGWLFAHALSAVQFIELITRGRRLTTRRLDDEP; from the coding sequence ATGATGCCTGCTGCTCGGGAGAGACTGCATAGCTGGTTCTATCGCCCTTTGTTTTTGGCGATGCTGGCGACTGCCTTGAGCGCAACGCTACTGACGGTCGGCAGTTTGTTCGTGGCGATGCATCAGGTCGAAAACAACGAAAGCCAGGAAATGAATGCCCAGGGAGAACGCTTTCTGGTTCGTCTGGAGCAGCTGTTCGGGCAGTTACGCGAAAGCCTCGATGACCTGGAAGCTCAACCGTTACGAGGTTGCGATGACGAAATGATCGCCACTTTGCAGCAGGTCAGCTTCAATTACCGCTTCGTTTACGAAGCCGCTTACATGGATGCTTCACGAATCTGCTCAAATCGCCCTCGCCAAGAGGGACTGTCACTGGTCCGGCCGCCGGATATCAAGGGCCCCACCTACAGTTATTGGCTGAACACCACCACTGAACCTGATGAGAACCGCGCCGCATTGATGCTGGGGCGTGGCAATTTCCGGGTGGCAACATCTCGCGGGCACTTGACCGACATGGTCGATTTGTCGCCGGGCAGCAGCTTGCTGGTGGTACTCGATCACGGCACCCGGGCGATACCGGTACTCGGTGTCGCGCAGGATTGGCCCCCCGCGGAACCCTGGCCCCCGAAAAGCCGCGAGGCGCTGCAAGTCACTCATACCCGCCTGATTTATCGAATGCCCACTCACAACCCCGAATACCAACTGGTACTGATCACACCGCGCACCGGGGTGCATGTGCCGGCGGTATGGTGGTGGTTACTGCCGGCCAGCCTGGCGCTGAGTGCCTGTGTTGGCATTCTGGTGTTTTTGCTGGTACGCCAGCGTCAGTCGCTGGATGCCGAACTGCAAGGCGCGATACGGCGAGGCGAGCTGCAGGTGTTGTATCAACCCATCTTCGACCTCGACAGCCGCAACTGCGTCGGTGCCGAAGCCCTGCTGCGCTGGCGAAGGCCGGACGGCACGCTGACCAGCCCCGATCTGTTCATTCCGATGGCGGAGAACACTGGCCAGATCCGCCAGATAACCGATTTCGTATTGCAGCGCCTGCTGGAACAGCTCGGGCAACTGTTGCGGTCCAATCCGCAGCTGTACATCTCAGTCAATCTGGCGGCCTGCGATGTCATGGTGCCGCGTATCGGCCAAGTGATAGCGCGCCTCCTGAATATGCACCGGGTGGCGGCCAGGCAGATTGCCTTTGAGGTGACCGAGCGTGGATTGGTGGATGTGGTGGTGGCCAGAGAAAACCTGCAAGCCCTGCGTGATGTTGGGCATCAAGTGCTGATCGATGATTTTGGCACCGGCTATTGCAGCCTCGCCTACCTGCAAACCCTGCCGGTGGACTGCTTGAAAATCGACAAGGCCTTTATTGACGCGCTGGGCCATGATGCCGCCAGCAGCGGCGTGGCCCCGCACATCATTCGCATGGCGCAGGCCCTGCAACTCAAAGTGATTGCAGAGGGCATCGAACATGAAGCCCAAGCCGTGTTCCTGAGCAGCGAAGGGGTGAAGTTCGGTCAGGGCTGGCTATTCGCTCATGCACTGAGCGCTGTGCAATTCATCGAACTGATTACCCGTGGCCGCCGACTGACCACGCGCCGCCTGGATGACGAACCCTGA
- the algB gene encoding sigma-54-dependent response regulator transcription factor AlgB, which yields MESATEHQGRILLVDDESAILRTFRYCLEDEGYSVATATSAAQAEALLQRQVFDLCFLDLRLGEDNGLDVLAQMRVQAPWMRVVIVTAHSAVDTAVDAIQAGAADYLVKPCSPDQLRLATAKQLEVRRLSARLEALEGEVRKPKEGLDSHSPAMKVVLETARQVASTDANILLLGESGTGKGELSRAIHGWSKRQKKSCVTVNCPSLTAELMDSELFGHSRGAFTGASESTLGRVNQADGGTLFLDEIGDFPLTLQPKLLRFIQDKEYERVGDPVTRRADVRILAATNLNLEDMVRDGRFREDLLYRLNVITLHLPPLRERREDILNLADRFLARFVKEYSRPARCFSDEAREALLSYRWPGNIRELRNVVERASIICPQERVELSHLGMAETPSNHTPRIGAALSLDELEKAHIGAVLATADTLDQAAKTLGIDASTLYRKRKQYNL from the coding sequence ATGGAATCAGCCACTGAGCATCAAGGCCGCATTCTGCTGGTAGACGACGAGTCTGCCATCCTTCGAACCTTTCGCTACTGCCTTGAAGACGAAGGTTACAGCGTGGCCACCGCGACCAGCGCGGCTCAGGCCGAGGCTTTGTTGCAACGCCAGGTTTTCGATCTGTGCTTCCTCGATTTGCGCCTGGGTGAAGACAATGGCCTGGATGTGTTGGCCCAGATGCGTGTGCAGGCGCCCTGGATGCGAGTGGTGATCGTCACTGCTCACTCGGCCGTGGACACCGCCGTGGATGCGATTCAGGCTGGCGCCGCCGACTATCTGGTCAAACCTTGCAGCCCCGATCAGTTGCGTCTGGCCACCGCCAAGCAGCTGGAAGTGCGGCGGCTTTCGGCGCGCCTGGAAGCCCTCGAAGGGGAAGTGCGCAAACCCAAAGAGGGCCTGGATTCCCACAGTCCGGCCATGAAAGTGGTGCTCGAAACCGCGCGCCAGGTCGCCAGCACTGACGCCAACATTCTGCTTCTCGGCGAATCCGGCACAGGTAAAGGTGAGCTGTCACGGGCCATTCACGGCTGGAGCAAACGCCAGAAGAAATCCTGCGTGACCGTCAACTGCCCATCCTTGACGGCAGAGCTAATGGACAGCGAACTTTTCGGACACAGCCGTGGCGCGTTCACCGGGGCCAGCGAAAGCACCTTGGGTCGTGTTAATCAAGCCGATGGCGGAACGTTGTTTCTTGATGAGATCGGCGATTTTCCCCTCACCTTGCAGCCAAAATTGCTGCGTTTCATTCAGGACAAGGAATACGAACGCGTGGGCGACCCGGTGACCCGTCGCGCCGACGTGCGAATCCTCGCAGCGACTAACCTCAATCTGGAAGACATGGTTCGTGATGGTCGTTTTCGTGAAGACTTGCTCTATCGCCTGAACGTCATCACCTTGCATTTGCCGCCGCTTCGCGAGCGCAGGGAAGATATTCTGAACCTGGCTGACCGATTCCTGGCGCGTTTCGTCAAGGAATACTCGCGCCCGGCCCGGTGTTTCAGCGACGAGGCTCGCGAAGCACTGCTCAGTTACCGCTGGCCGGGCAACATTCGCGAGCTGCGCAACGTGGTGGAGCGCGCGAGTATTATTTGTCCGCAGGAACGGGTCGAACTCAGCCATTTGGGCATGGCCGAAACGCCGAGCAACCATACGCCGCGCATCGGGGCTGCGTTGAGCCTGGATGAGTTGGAGAAAGCTCACATTGGCGCGGTCCTCGCCACGGCCGACACGCTGGATCAGGCGGCCAAGACCTTGGGTATCGACGCTTCGACTCTGTACCGCAAACGCAAGCAGTACAACCTGTGA
- a CDS encoding N-acetylmuramoyl-L-alanine amidase, producing MKYLVLIASLLLLAGCASGPRIDTSHPSANHDSRIQFVVMHYTSTSLENSLQLLTHGEVSSHYLIGDDKHATIYKLMDENLRAWHAGESEWQGRTWLNSSSIGIEIVNPGFEDTPTGRLWYPYSEAQVQSLIFLLKDISKRQGISPRHIIGHSDIAPMRKLDPGPLFPWKRLAAEGLGIWPNEQAVARQQAQFSVQLPSIIWFQGQLARLGYATPQTGELDAETRNVLAAFQMHFRPSRFDGTLDAQTAALLQVLNQTK from the coding sequence ATGAAATATCTTGTTCTTATTGCGTCGCTGCTTCTATTAGCCGGTTGTGCCAGCGGCCCCCGAATCGATACCAGCCACCCCTCAGCCAATCACGACAGTCGCATTCAATTCGTGGTGATGCATTACACCTCTACATCCCTGGAGAATTCGCTGCAATTGCTGACCCATGGTGAGGTCAGCAGCCATTACCTGATCGGCGACGACAAGCACGCCACTATTTATAAGCTGATGGATGAAAATCTCCGGGCCTGGCACGCTGGCGAAAGCGAATGGCAAGGCCGGACCTGGCTGAACTCCAGTTCCATCGGCATCGAAATCGTCAATCCGGGCTTTGAAGACACTCCAACCGGGCGCCTCTGGTATCCCTACAGCGAAGCCCAGGTTCAGTCGTTGATCTTCCTGCTCAAGGACATCAGCAAGCGCCAAGGCATCAGCCCCCGCCATATCATTGGCCATAGCGACATCGCACCGATGCGCAAACTCGACCCCGGCCCGCTGTTTCCCTGGAAGCGCCTGGCTGCCGAAGGCCTGGGCATCTGGCCGAACGAGCAGGCCGTCGCGCGGCAGCAAGCGCAGTTTTCCGTGCAACTGCCGAGCATCATTTGGTTTCAGGGACAACTTGCCCGCCTGGGCTACGCGACACCGCAGACCGGCGAACTGGATGCAGAGACACGTAATGTGCTGGCAGCCTTCCAGATGCATTTTCGTCCGTCCCGTTTTGACGGCACGCTGGATGCGCAAACCGCCGCGCTTCTTCAGGTGTTGAATCAGACAAAATAA
- a CDS encoding diguanylate cyclase, whose product MSEEAQRWKEKYLKSIEQQEKLERRWDARLDLLRRGLVRSTLAAEGTDRAVDQCMKEMREVVRTDDMDAGLAALLPRLEKAVLDSEQRRETRVDQVNAALTSLVSQLQALPLPREVSRPLKKFAKQLDGRVGQAREIPLLLSELSGLQGKALNLLENPAEPDRPGLLQRLFGRETEETAPQLVTAESQMPAPQPVEPVAASAEPSQAMANPTPATDQSLLPTIEAALPASAHPEPQQIQAPVAMAPATGVVALVPPALEPEAMSGQAPELQARPNIEQPQGSVPAIALPITRPPSAINPDELTPVTIDPEPSEHDILYALPDSPEPSYSSVAKHIEDTLLGLLDDLTLPERHRPQAEAMRDRLQNGLNWYELIPILDDLATLMLAITDSGQHEFEAYLQQLNERLESFQSNLQAASDGHADNRSAAREMDTQIREQVDGLQNSMQEAADLDDLKHVLENHLEGLLGTMDQHQKQRDEREQEVAARLQSLAERVAHMEQEALGYREHLEEQRQKALIDPLTGLPNRAAWSERLEHEIGQWQQHGNTLLLAMLDLDHFKRINDNYGHLAGDKVLKIIASVLRKRLRGTDFIARFGGEEFVLLMPDTPPMAGAKLLETLRASIEACPFHFKGERVTITISMGLTAFRAGEHSDLVLKRADQALYRAKNTGRNRVELG is encoded by the coding sequence ATGAGCGAAGAAGCACAGCGCTGGAAAGAGAAATACCTCAAAAGCATCGAACAACAGGAAAAACTGGAGCGTCGATGGGACGCCCGGCTCGACCTGCTGCGTCGTGGTCTGGTGCGCAGCACCCTGGCCGCAGAAGGTACCGATCGCGCCGTTGATCAATGCATGAAGGAAATGCGCGAAGTCGTCCGCACCGATGACATGGACGCCGGCCTGGCTGCCTTGCTGCCGCGCCTGGAAAAAGCCGTGCTCGACTCCGAGCAACGCCGGGAAACCCGGGTCGATCAAGTCAATGCCGCCCTGACGTCGCTGGTCTCTCAGCTGCAAGCATTGCCGCTGCCCCGGGAAGTGAGCCGGCCGCTGAAAAAATTCGCCAAACAGCTGGACGGACGCGTAGGCCAGGCTCGCGAAATACCGTTGCTGCTCAGCGAACTGAGCGGCTTGCAAGGCAAAGCCTTGAACCTGCTGGAGAATCCAGCCGAACCTGATCGTCCGGGTTTGCTGCAGCGCCTGTTCGGCAGGGAAACGGAGGAGACCGCTCCACAGCTCGTCACCGCCGAATCGCAAATGCCTGCGCCGCAACCTGTCGAACCGGTTGCAGCATCGGCCGAGCCCTCACAAGCGATGGCCAATCCCACGCCAGCCACCGATCAATCGCTGCTGCCGACCATAGAAGCCGCCCTGCCCGCCTCTGCACACCCTGAGCCACAGCAAATTCAGGCACCCGTGGCAATGGCGCCTGCGACTGGAGTCGTGGCGTTGGTCCCGCCCGCCCTTGAGCCAGAAGCGATGAGCGGCCAGGCCCCAGAATTACAAGCCCGACCGAATATCGAGCAACCACAAGGGTCGGTTCCAGCGATCGCCCTACCGATCACTCGGCCTCCATCGGCAATCAATCCCGATGAACTGACTCCGGTGACCATCGATCCAGAGCCGTCCGAGCACGATATTCTGTATGCCCTACCGGACTCGCCGGAGCCGTCCTACAGTTCTGTCGCCAAGCATATCGAAGACACCCTGCTGGGTCTTCTCGATGACCTGACGCTGCCCGAGCGCCATCGTCCACAAGCCGAGGCGATGCGTGATCGTCTACAAAATGGTTTGAACTGGTATGAGTTGATACCGATCCTCGACGACCTGGCCACATTGATGCTGGCAATCACCGACAGCGGTCAGCATGAATTCGAAGCGTATCTGCAGCAACTCAACGAACGTCTTGAGTCCTTCCAGAGCAATCTGCAAGCGGCGAGCGACGGCCACGCCGACAACCGCTCGGCCGCGCGGGAAATGGACACGCAGATTCGCGAGCAAGTGGACGGCTTGCAAAACAGCATGCAGGAAGCGGCAGACCTTGATGATCTCAAGCATGTGCTGGAAAACCATCTCGAAGGCCTGCTCGGCACCATGGACCAACACCAGAAGCAGCGTGACGAGCGTGAGCAGGAAGTAGCAGCCCGCCTGCAAAGCCTGGCTGAAAGGGTTGCTCACATGGAGCAGGAAGCACTGGGTTATCGGGAGCATCTCGAAGAGCAGCGCCAGAAGGCGTTGATTGATCCATTGACCGGCCTGCCGAATCGAGCAGCCTGGAGCGAGCGCCTGGAGCATGAAATCGGCCAATGGCAACAACATGGCAATACTCTGTTGCTGGCAATGCTCGACCTCGACCATTTCAAGCGCATTAATGACAACTATGGCCATTTGGCGGGCGACAAAGTACTGAAAATCATCGCCAGCGTGCTACGCAAACGTCTGCGCGGGACGGATTTTATTGCCAGGTTCGGCGGTGAGGAGTTTGTGCTGTTGATGCCAGACACACCACCTATGGCTGGGGCGAAACTGCTGGAAACCTTGCGCGCATCGATCGAAGCCTGCCCGTTCCACTTCAAGGGCGAGCGAGTCACCATCACCATTTCCATGGGACTGACAGCATTCAGGGCTGGGGAACACAGCGATCTGGTGCTTAAAAGAGCCGATCAGGCGCTATATCGTGCGAAAAACACCGGACGAAATCGAGTAGAACTGGGCTGA
- a CDS encoding cytochrome c4, with translation MNKLIVSLLLTVGISGVAHAAGDATAGQAKAAVCGACHGPDGNSMAPNFPKLAGQGERYLNKQLHDIKSGKRTVLEMTGLLTNLSDQDLADISAYFASQKGSVGAADPKVVARGEALFRGGDLAKGLPSCTGCHSPNGAGNAAAGFPHLGGQHAQYVGKQLTDFRKEEGGRTNDGDTKPMQSIAKKLSDEDIAAVSSYIQGLH, from the coding sequence ATGAACAAATTGATCGTGAGTCTGCTGTTGACCGTGGGGATCTCCGGCGTAGCCCATGCTGCAGGTGATGCGACTGCTGGCCAGGCGAAAGCCGCAGTATGTGGCGCCTGTCATGGCCCGGATGGCAACAGCATGGCGCCTAACTTTCCGAAACTGGCAGGTCAGGGCGAGCGTTATCTGAACAAGCAGTTGCACGACATCAAGTCCGGCAAACGCACGGTACTGGAAATGACCGGTCTGCTGACCAACCTGAGTGATCAGGACCTGGCTGATATCTCCGCCTACTTCGCCAGCCAGAAAGGCAGCGTGGGTGCCGCTGACCCGAAAGTCGTGGCTCGCGGTGAAGCGCTGTTCCGTGGCGGTGATCTGGCCAAGGGCCTGCCATCCTGCACCGGGTGCCACTCGCCGAATGGCGCAGGTAACGCAGCTGCCGGTTTCCCACACTTGGGCGGTCAGCATGCTCAGTATGTCGGCAAACAACTGACCGACTTCAGAAAAGAAGAAGGTGGCCGGACCAACGACGGCGATACCAAACCGATGCAGAGCATCGCTAAAAAGCTGAGCGACGAAGATATCGCCGCCGTCTCCAGCTATATTCAAGGCTTGCACTAA
- a CDS encoding endonuclease/exonuclease/phosphatase family protein: MRRWGTERIVGLHHPQVNEHHLESTGLPVDSRLRLLSFNIQVGISTERYRHYLTRGWQHLLPHTGRADNLQKIGNLLGDFDLVALQEADGGSLRSGYVNQVEHLAQLGAFPYWYQQLNRNLGHLGQHSNGVLSRLRPWAIEDHPLPGPKGRGAILVRFGEGPEALVVVMMHLALGARARSLQLAYIRELIGGYKHQVLMGDMNTHASDLLQNSPLRDLGLLAPQLEATFPSWRPQRCLDHILLSPTLTLEKVEVLAQPISDHLPVAVEIRLPGSLTADALPALSPA; the protein is encoded by the coding sequence ATGCGCCGCTGGGGAACTGAACGCATCGTTGGCCTGCATCATCCGCAGGTCAACGAGCATCACCTGGAATCGACGGGGTTGCCCGTGGACAGTCGTCTGCGTTTGCTCAGTTTCAATATCCAGGTCGGCATCAGTACCGAGCGCTATCGGCACTATCTGACCCGCGGCTGGCAGCATCTGTTGCCCCACACCGGACGTGCCGACAACCTGCAAAAAATCGGCAATCTGCTGGGTGACTTCGATCTGGTCGCCTTGCAGGAAGCCGATGGCGGCAGCCTGCGATCAGGCTACGTCAATCAAGTCGAACACCTGGCCCAGCTCGGCGCCTTCCCTTACTGGTATCAACAACTCAATCGCAATCTCGGACACCTCGGTCAGCACAGCAATGGCGTGCTCAGCCGTTTGCGCCCGTGGGCGATTGAAGATCATCCGCTGCCGGGGCCCAAGGGTCGCGGGGCCATTCTGGTGCGCTTCGGCGAAGGTCCGGAGGCGCTCGTGGTGGTGATGATGCACCTGGCGCTGGGCGCTCGCGCCCGTAGCCTGCAACTGGCCTACATCCGCGAGTTGATCGGCGGTTATAAACACCAGGTGCTGATGGGCGACATGAATACCCATGCCAGTGACTTGCTGCAAAACTCCCCGTTGCGTGATTTGGGCCTGCTCGCGCCGCAACTGGAAGCGACCTTCCCCAGCTGGCGCCCACAGCGTTGCCTGGACCATATTCTGCTTAGCCCCACCCTGACCCTTGAAAAGGTCGAAGTGCTGGCACAGCCCATTTCCGATCACCTGCCGGTCGCGGTAGAAATTCGTCTGCCGGGTTCGCTCACGGCCGATGCATTGCCCGCGTTGAGTCCTGCCTGA